One window of Lacerta agilis isolate rLacAgi1 chromosome 14, rLacAgi1.pri, whole genome shotgun sequence genomic DNA carries:
- the ASB16 gene encoding ankyrin repeat and SOCS box protein 16: protein MSKETFTFTSSTLRSLRLQQEMLEWEDRRRAASRQSVSRRYQPTLGSLSALPKLARRPQYCRDPAVHNALYTGDLPRVRSIFKDETTANLIVETLSEELVWSAEMGLWVLTPQKKHTSPLCITAARGYQDCVKHLLLQGAEVDAVVGGKAAIHESCANHRAECTRLLLSHSANPNLLSEDGLAPLHLCTTQESLPCAQLLLEYGALVNQNTRDHRASPLHVAAKHGLDDHAKLYLCYGAQVAHRNREGETALNAACASADRPEEAGRYYRVVKRLLEGGADVRIAGRKNHTPLHNACSNCHIRIVELLLQHGAQVNVRNCAGYTPVDCALQAVEDYLEGQPERLIATLLDHGAASINPKMLKFCALSPQAMEVVLNSYDRIPPCDSWVDSVPLEVWQEHQVFYDSAICLVNQPRPLQHLARCAVRKQLGPQCHQGIAQLKLPPSLQDYLHLPLEGYLQ, encoded by the exons ATGTCGAAGGAAACTTTCACGTTCACCTCTTCCACCCTTCGCTCCCTGCGTCTGCAGCAAGAAATGCTGGAATGGGAAGACCGGCGGAGGGCTGCGTCTCGCCAGTCTGTAAGTCGGAGATACCAGCCTACTTTGGGGAGCCTCTCTGCACTCCCCAAACTTGCCCGACGCCCACAGTATTGCCGGGATCCTGCTGTTCACAATGCCCTGTACACAGGAGACTTGCCAAGAGTCCGGAGCATTTTTAAGGACGAAACTACTGCCAACTTGATTGTGGAAACCCTCAGTGAGGAGCTGGTGTGGTCTGCCGAAATGG GGCTGTGGGTGCTGACCCCCCAGAAGAAGCACACTTCTCCATTGTGCATCACAGCGGCCAGAGGCTACCAGGATTGTGTGAAGCATCTGCTCCTGCAAGGGGCTGAGGTTGATGCTGTCGTTGGTGGGAAAGCCGCCATTCACGAAAGCTGTGCCAACCACCGCGCAGAGTGCACCCGCCTGCTCCTGAGCCACAGCGCAAACCCCAACCTTCTTTCGGAGGACGGATTGGCCCCTCTGCATCTCTGCACCACTCAGGAGTCTTTGCC ATGTGCCCAGCTGCTCCTGGAGTACGGAGCTCTGGTCAACCAGAATACAAGAGACCACCGTGCTTCCCCATTACACGTGGCTGCAAAGCATGGCCTGGACGACCACGCGAAGCTCTACCTCTGCTATGGAGCACAGGTTGCCCACAGGAACCGAGAGGGAGAGACAGCCCTCAACGCGGCCTGCGCCAGTGCGGACAGGCCTGAGGAGGCTGGCCGCTACTACCGGGTGGTGAAGCGACTGCTGGAAGGTGGGGCCGACGTCCGGATAGCTGGCCGGAAGAACCATACACCCTTGCACAACGCCTGCAGCAACTGCCACATCCGCATTGTGGAGCTTCTGCTGCAGCACGGGGCACAGGTCAACGTTAGAAACTGCGCCGGCTACACACCTGTGGATTGTGCCCTGCAAGCGGTGGAGGATTACCTGGAGGGGCAACCTGAGAGGCTTATAGCCACCTTGCTCGACCATGGTGCTGCTTCTATCAATCCCAAG ATGCTAAAATTTTGTGCCTTGTCACCTCAGGCTATGGAAGTTGTTCTAAATTCCTATGACCGGATCCCACCCTGTGATTCTTGGGTGGATTCTGTGCCTCTTGAAGTGTGGCAG GAGCATCAGGTGTTCTACGATTCAGCCATCTGCCTGGTGAATCAGCCCCGCCCTCTGCAACATCTGGCCCGTTGTGCTGTGCGGAAGCAGCTGGGGCCGCAATGCCATCAGGGCATTGCTCAGTTGAAACTGCCACCTTCTCTGCAAGACTACCTGCATCTCCCACTGGAGGGCTATCTCCAGTGA